One window from the genome of Rhodococcus sp. ABRD24 encodes:
- a CDS encoding [protein-PII] uridylyltransferase has protein sequence MHSDPYGSAVDGPDPVATTATGSGPSVSGDPLSGSRGEVDDLARARAQLLAGGSRNHRLDAPSLRHALVDLHEFWLTTKGNELGIRPDSGFAIVAVGGLGRREMPPYSDLDLILLHDDVDPALVAEVADNLWYPLWDAHIKLDHSVRTVPQALQVAATDLTAALGMLEARHIAGDVELSHLLIGGIRRQWRTGIRSRFDELVAQAQARWQRSGQIAHRAEPDLKSGRGGLRDVQLLNALSIAQLTDGMPGLGPDSPGGGLASAHGRLLDVRTELHRVAGRARDQLRAQDADEIGAALRIGDRFDLARSLSDCARTISYSVDVGIRTANNSLPRRGLSKLRRVPVRRPLDEGVVEHGGEVVLARDARPSKDPGLVLRAAAAAAQNGMPISASTLNRLSDNAPELREPWPKGAVGDLLVLIGSGARAISTIEALDRTGLWGRLLPEWGAVRDLPPRDAVHTWTVDRHLVETAAQASALTTRVARPDLLVLGALLHDLGKGRGGDHSEVGAGLAIQIGTRLGLWPTDVTLLSEMVRHHLLLAQTATRRDLDDPATVQSVVDRLGGDPVLLELLHALAEADSLATGPGVWGDWKSSLIGELVRRCRLVMAGEALPVPDPIDPAHIEMAADGGVHVALDPGSATHTYVVTVVAPDTPGLLSHAAGVLALNSLRVLSASLGSYGGSAINSFVVAPRFGVPPQAGLLRQELIRAIGGEIDVLALIDTKEREARGNEPLVDRTGAAVPVQYAQAPPRVIWFDVGGPGGSPGQVEPGQVIVELRAEDRLGLLSRLARVFERNGADVRWARVSTLGASVVDAFCIALTNGDTRAAREELERAILAVVPAPEPKTEDGAVHT, from the coding sequence ATGCACTCTGACCCGTACGGGTCCGCTGTCGACGGCCCTGATCCTGTCGCCACTACGGCGACCGGATCGGGGCCGTCCGTGTCGGGAGACCCGTTGTCCGGCAGCCGCGGCGAGGTGGACGATCTCGCCCGGGCGCGTGCCCAGCTGCTCGCCGGTGGATCCAGGAATCATCGGCTCGACGCCCCCTCGCTGCGACACGCGCTGGTGGACCTGCACGAGTTCTGGCTCACCACAAAGGGAAACGAGCTCGGTATCCGACCGGACTCCGGATTCGCGATCGTGGCGGTGGGCGGCCTCGGGCGCCGCGAGATGCCGCCCTATTCGGATCTCGACCTGATTCTGCTGCACGACGACGTCGATCCCGCGCTGGTGGCGGAGGTTGCGGATAACCTCTGGTACCCGTTGTGGGACGCGCACATCAAGCTCGACCACAGCGTGCGGACCGTGCCGCAGGCGCTGCAGGTGGCGGCGACAGACCTGACCGCTGCGCTCGGCATGCTCGAGGCCCGGCACATCGCCGGCGACGTCGAGCTCAGCCATCTGCTGATCGGCGGTATTCGGCGGCAGTGGCGCACAGGAATTCGCTCCCGCTTCGATGAACTCGTCGCGCAGGCTCAGGCCCGGTGGCAGCGCAGTGGACAGATCGCACACCGCGCCGAACCCGATCTCAAGAGCGGTCGGGGTGGCCTGCGGGACGTGCAGTTGCTCAATGCGTTGTCCATCGCCCAGCTCACCGACGGAATGCCCGGGTTGGGCCCCGATTCGCCGGGCGGTGGCCTGGCATCGGCGCACGGCCGGCTGCTTGACGTGCGCACCGAACTGCACCGGGTGGCCGGGCGGGCCCGCGACCAGTTGCGCGCCCAGGACGCCGACGAGATCGGCGCCGCGCTGCGGATCGGCGATCGGTTCGACCTGGCTCGAAGCCTCAGCGACTGCGCTCGCACCATCAGCTACTCGGTGGACGTGGGCATTCGCACGGCGAACAATTCGCTTCCGCGTCGTGGACTTTCGAAACTGCGCCGGGTTCCGGTCCGCCGCCCCCTCGACGAGGGTGTGGTGGAGCATGGCGGCGAGGTGGTGCTGGCTCGTGATGCCAGGCCGAGTAAGGACCCCGGCCTGGTGTTGAGGGCAGCGGCCGCGGCCGCGCAGAACGGGATGCCGATCTCGGCTTCGACGCTGAACCGATTGTCCGACAATGCTCCCGAGTTGCGAGAGCCCTGGCCCAAGGGTGCGGTCGGCGACCTTCTGGTGCTGATCGGTTCGGGTGCGCGGGCGATTTCGACGATCGAGGCGCTGGACCGGACCGGCCTGTGGGGCCGGCTGCTACCGGAATGGGGCGCGGTGCGCGATCTGCCACCGCGGGATGCGGTGCACACGTGGACCGTCGACCGGCATCTGGTGGAAACTGCAGCGCAGGCCAGTGCATTGACCACCCGGGTGGCCCGGCCGGACCTGCTGGTACTCGGTGCGCTGCTGCACGACCTCGGCAAGGGACGCGGCGGCGACCACAGCGAGGTCGGCGCCGGCCTGGCCATCCAGATCGGCACGCGGCTGGGTTTGTGGCCGACCGATGTCACGCTGCTGTCGGAGATGGTGCGCCATCACCTGCTACTGGCTCAGACCGCGACACGGCGAGACCTGGACGATCCGGCAACTGTGCAGTCGGTCGTCGATCGCCTGGGCGGTGATCCCGTCCTCCTGGAACTGCTGCACGCGCTCGCCGAGGCGGACTCGCTGGCAACCGGGCCGGGTGTGTGGGGCGACTGGAAGTCGTCCCTGATCGGTGAGCTGGTGCGGCGGTGCCGTCTGGTGATGGCGGGGGAGGCCCTGCCGGTGCCCGATCCGATCGATCCCGCGCACATCGAGATGGCGGCGGATGGTGGAGTACACGTCGCGCTCGACCCGGGGAGCGCGACGCATACGTACGTGGTCACCGTCGTCGCGCCCGACACACCGGGACTGCTTTCACATGCAGCCGGCGTCCTGGCGCTGAATTCGCTGCGCGTGCTGTCGGCGTCGCTGGGCAGCTACGGCGGGTCCGCGATCAACTCATTCGTCGTCGCCCCGCGTTTCGGTGTTCCGCCGCAGGCCGGTCTGCTGCGGCAGGAGCTGATCCGGGCGATCGGCGGCGAGATCGACGTCCTCGCACTGATCGACACGAAGGAGCGGGAGGCGCGCGGGAACGAACCTCTCGTGGACCGGACCGGCGCGGCCGTGCCCGTTCAGTACGCACAGGCGCCGCCCCGGGTGATCTGGTTCGACGTGGGCGGTCCGGGGGGCTCGCCGGGGCAGGTGGAGCCGGGCCAGGTGATCGTGGAGCTGCGGGCCGAGGACCGGTTGGGCCTGCTCAGTCGGCTGGCGCGGGTGTTCGAGCGAAACGGTGCCGATGTGCGCTGGGCGCGGGTGAGCACGCTGGGAGCGTCGGTGGTCGATGCCTTCTGCATCGCGCTCACGAACGGCGACACCAGGGCCGCACGGGAGGAACTCGAACGCGCGATCCTGGCAGTGGTCCCGGCGCCCGAGCCGAAGACGGAAGACGGCGCAGTGCACACCTGA
- a CDS encoding P-II family nitrogen regulator, whose translation MKLITAIVKPFTLEDVKTGLEEAGVLGMTVSEVQGYGRQKGHTEVYRGAEYSVDFVPKVRVEVVVDEAAVDKVVEVIVEAARTGKIGDGKVWVTPVESVIRVRTGERGADAL comes from the coding sequence ATGAAGCTGATCACGGCGATCGTCAAACCGTTCACGCTCGAGGACGTGAAGACCGGGCTGGAGGAGGCAGGCGTGCTCGGCATGACGGTAAGCGAGGTCCAGGGATACGGTCGGCAGAAGGGCCATACCGAGGTCTATCGGGGCGCCGAGTACTCGGTCGACTTCGTTCCGAAGGTTCGGGTGGAAGTCGTCGTCGACGAGGCGGCAGTGGACAAGGTCGTCGAGGTCATCGTCGAGGCCGCCCGGACCGGCAAGATCGGTGACGGCAAGGTCTGGGTCACACCGGTGGAGTCGGTCATCCGAGTCCGAACCGGCGAACGGGGTGCGGATGCACTCTGA
- a CDS encoding ammonium transporter, producing the protein MSPDEVLANSGNAAWMLMAASLVLLMTPGVAFFYGGMSRSKSVLNMMMMSFGAMAVIGVVYVLWGWSMSYGTQDIGGVFANPFEFFGLKDSITDADGNFIAGAWGYPNIIDVAFQVTFAIITTALISGALAERVKFGTWMAFSAIWVTVVYFPLAHMVWGGGLLSGSEKGLAAKIFGTTDDGEGGLVAKVAPIDFAGGTVVHINAGIAAFVLALIVGKRIGFGKTAYRPHNLPFVMLGAALLWFGWFGFNAGSAFAADGAAGLAWVNTTSATAAAILGWLLTERIRDGKATSLGAASGAVAGLVAITPAAGALSPIGSLLLGVSAGILSALAVGLKFKFGYDDSLDVVGVHLVSGLWGTVAIGLLATETGLFYGGDYKQLVVQIVIAFSALLFTAVLTAIIAFALKPLGWRVSREVEARGIDEGEHAETAYDFA; encoded by the coding sequence GTGAGTCCCGACGAAGTGCTGGCGAACTCCGGCAATGCCGCATGGATGCTCATGGCAGCGTCACTGGTTCTGCTGATGACACCGGGAGTGGCGTTCTTCTACGGCGGCATGTCGCGGTCGAAGTCTGTTCTGAACATGATGATGATGTCGTTCGGAGCCATGGCGGTGATCGGCGTCGTGTACGTGCTGTGGGGCTGGTCGATGTCCTACGGAACTCAGGATATCGGCGGTGTGTTCGCCAATCCGTTCGAGTTCTTCGGGCTCAAGGACAGCATCACCGACGCAGACGGTAACTTCATCGCCGGCGCGTGGGGCTACCCGAACATCATCGATGTCGCCTTCCAGGTCACGTTCGCCATCATCACCACCGCACTGATCAGTGGCGCGCTGGCCGAACGCGTGAAGTTCGGAACGTGGATGGCGTTCTCTGCGATCTGGGTCACCGTCGTCTACTTCCCGCTGGCCCACATGGTGTGGGGCGGCGGCCTGCTCTCCGGCTCGGAGAAGGGACTTGCGGCCAAGATCTTCGGCACCACGGACGATGGTGAGGGCGGTCTGGTCGCGAAGGTTGCGCCGATCGACTTCGCGGGCGGCACTGTGGTTCACATCAACGCCGGCATCGCGGCGTTCGTGCTGGCGTTGATCGTCGGCAAGCGGATCGGTTTCGGCAAGACCGCTTATCGTCCGCACAATCTGCCGTTCGTGATGCTCGGCGCGGCGCTGCTCTGGTTCGGGTGGTTCGGATTCAATGCGGGCTCCGCTTTCGCCGCGGACGGTGCGGCCGGACTCGCCTGGGTGAACACGACGTCCGCGACCGCAGCGGCGATTCTCGGCTGGCTCCTCACCGAGCGCATTCGGGACGGTAAGGCCACCAGCCTCGGCGCCGCATCCGGTGCGGTGGCCGGTCTGGTCGCGATCACCCCGGCGGCCGGTGCCCTCAGTCCGATCGGCTCGCTCCTCCTCGGCGTCAGCGCCGGAATCCTCTCCGCACTCGCGGTCGGGCTCAAGTTCAAGTTCGGCTACGACGACTCGCTCGATGTCGTGGGCGTGCACCTGGTGTCCGGTCTGTGGGGCACGGTTGCGATCGGCCTGCTGGCGACCGAGACCGGTCTGTTCTACGGCGGCGACTACAAGCAGTTGGTGGTGCAGATCGTGATCGCGTTCTCCGCGCTGTTGTTCACTGCGGTCCTCACCGCGATCATCGCCTTCGCTCTCAAACCCCTGGGCTGGCGGGTCTCACGTGAGGTGGAGGCTCGCGGTATCGACGAGGGCGAACACGCAGAAACTGCATACGACTTCGCCTGA
- a CDS encoding phosphodiester glycosidase family protein, protein MKKTTIRKIVSAGAGAVSLALLGGFVGAAPAAADAFSDARGRLDGAIAGSGGGPVVYQFGPDFRLPMQRVDGSVYDMDTDSRLIVVPGASHSPLTSQLLVDREVGDAARCESNVTALAGGIRQTSEVYAPVDAWHRMGRPAIAINTNFFDVRPQADGTTWAHSGCSSPLGTYYDTHLATRSLDFTKFRDRYFVGSEGLSDGAGQVWSPLSTFFIVDDNVLDIPRPVTFELHDAEGPFSNEATKRRVDQLEFGGREFTAFAGVKLRGPGGDFEFVDNPIRRAARTAIGYDSDRDRLYIFQGGSNGAGGFTLGNVQDLLRALGVDKAVGLDGGGSSALVMNKVAGIPWAGQGINAGIPPVGACPQAPDAYCSPGAARPVPGWLGVQMAESPGS, encoded by the coding sequence GTGAAGAAGACGACCATCCGGAAGATTGTGAGTGCGGGGGCGGGGGCGGTGTCGCTCGCGCTGCTTGGGGGTTTCGTGGGCGCGGCGCCCGCGGCGGCGGATGCCTTCTCCGACGCCCGGGGCCGCCTGGACGGAGCGATCGCCGGCAGCGGCGGCGGACCCGTTGTGTACCAGTTCGGACCAGATTTCAGGCTCCCGATGCAGCGGGTGGACGGCAGCGTCTACGACATGGACACCGACAGCCGGTTGATCGTCGTCCCGGGTGCTTCACACTCGCCTTTGACATCGCAGCTGCTGGTCGACCGCGAGGTGGGCGACGCCGCCCGATGTGAGTCGAACGTCACCGCACTCGCCGGTGGGATCCGTCAGACGTCCGAGGTATACGCCCCTGTCGATGCGTGGCATCGGATGGGGAGGCCGGCAATTGCGATCAATACCAACTTCTTCGATGTGCGGCCGCAGGCAGACGGAACCACGTGGGCGCACAGCGGATGTTCGTCGCCCTTGGGCACCTACTACGACACTCACCTGGCGACGCGCAGTCTCGATTTCACCAAGTTTCGAGACCGCTACTTCGTCGGCTCGGAGGGACTCAGTGACGGCGCCGGTCAGGTGTGGTCGCCGTTGTCCACCTTCTTCATCGTCGATGACAATGTGCTCGATATCCCGAGGCCGGTGACATTCGAACTGCACGACGCGGAGGGCCCGTTCAGCAACGAGGCGACCAAACGTCGCGTCGATCAACTCGAGTTCGGGGGCCGGGAGTTCACCGCTTTCGCCGGTGTCAAACTCCGCGGACCGGGCGGTGACTTCGAGTTCGTGGACAACCCGATTCGCCGGGCCGCGCGCACCGCGATCGGATACGACAGCGATCGCGACCGGCTCTACATCTTCCAGGGCGGCTCCAACGGGGCCGGGGGTTTCACTCTCGGTAACGTCCAGGATCTGCTGCGGGCGCTGGGCGTCGACAAGGCGGTTGGGCTCGACGGTGGCGGATCGTCGGCGCTCGTGATGAACAAGGTCGCCGGAATTCCATGGGCGGGGCAGGGAATCAACGCGGGGATCCCACCCGTCGGTGCCTGCCCGCAGGCGCCCGATGCCTACTGCTCGCCCGGGGCGGCGCGGCCGGTTCCGGGTTGGTTGGGGGTGCAAATGGCGGAGAGTCCGGGCTCCTGA
- the ftsY gene encoding signal recognition particle-docking protein FtsY — protein sequence MTTGAWIALAAALAVLVVALVVGLTLYRRRRISLTAAPEKPELTETPKDRSGGYQAGGGFNFSAGPSATAPPKAPHAAPVPPVVPTPAPEPVAEPAPAPAPEPVVEPEPAPAPEPVVEPAPTPEPVVEPGPTPEPVVAPTPVAEAEPVVEAAPVPVIEEIAPTEGRLDRLRGRLSRSQNAVGKSLLGLLGGGDLDEDSWEEVEDTLLIADLGSATTTKVVTRLREQMASRGVRTEADARALLREVLVEELRPEMDRSIRALPHGDHPAVLLVVGVNGTGKTTTTGKLARVLVADGRRVLLGAADTFRAAAADQLQTWAERVGAEVVRGKEGGDPAAIAFDAVAKGIENGVDVVLIDTAGRLHTKTGLMDELGKVKRVVEKKAAVDDVLLVLDATVGQNGLMQARVFAEVVDITGVVLTKLDGTAKGGIVFQVQHELGVPVKLVGLGEGADDLAPFEPEAFVDALLG from the coding sequence GTGACTACCGGAGCTTGGATTGCACTCGCGGCCGCGCTGGCCGTACTCGTTGTAGCGCTCGTCGTCGGCCTGACGCTGTACCGGCGACGGCGGATCAGCCTCACTGCCGCGCCCGAGAAGCCCGAGCTGACGGAGACCCCGAAGGACCGATCCGGGGGCTATCAGGCCGGCGGCGGCTTCAACTTCAGCGCAGGTCCGTCGGCGACCGCGCCGCCCAAGGCGCCGCATGCCGCGCCCGTCCCGCCCGTTGTCCCGACACCGGCCCCGGAACCGGTTGCCGAGCCTGCGCCTGCGCCTGCGCCTGAGCCGGTGGTCGAGCCAGAGCCTGCACCTGCGCCTGAGCCGGTGGTCGAGCCTGCGCCGACCCCGGAACCCGTTGTCGAGCCTGGGCCGACCCCGGAACCGGTTGTCGCGCCCACGCCGGTTGCCGAAGCCGAACCTGTCGTCGAGGCGGCCCCGGTACCCGTCATCGAAGAGATCGCACCGACCGAGGGCCGTCTGGACCGCCTTCGTGGCCGGTTGTCGCGTTCCCAGAATGCGGTCGGCAAGAGCCTGCTCGGCCTGCTCGGCGGCGGCGATCTCGACGAGGATTCGTGGGAGGAGGTCGAGGACACCCTGCTGATCGCGGATCTCGGCTCGGCTACCACCACCAAGGTCGTCACCCGTCTGCGCGAGCAGATGGCGTCCCGTGGCGTTCGGACCGAGGCCGATGCCCGTGCGCTGCTGCGCGAGGTGCTCGTCGAGGAGCTGCGGCCCGAGATGGATCGGTCGATCCGCGCGCTGCCGCACGGCGATCACCCGGCCGTGCTGCTCGTGGTCGGCGTCAACGGCACCGGCAAGACCACGACGACGGGCAAGCTCGCACGGGTTCTGGTTGCCGACGGGCGCCGGGTGCTACTCGGTGCAGCGGACACCTTCCGCGCAGCCGCTGCGGATCAGCTGCAGACGTGGGCGGAGCGTGTCGGCGCCGAGGTCGTCCGCGGCAAGGAGGGCGGTGATCCCGCGGCGATCGCCTTCGATGCCGTGGCCAAGGGCATCGAGAACGGTGTGGACGTGGTCCTCATCGACACCGCAGGCCGTCTGCACACCAAGACGGGCCTGATGGACGAGCTGGGCAAGGTCAAGCGCGTCGTCGAGAAGAAGGCGGCGGTCGACGATGTGCTGTTGGTGCTGGACGCGACCGTCGGGCAGAACGGACTCATGCAGGCCCGCGTGTTTGCCGAGGTCGTGGACATCACCGGCGTCGTGCTCACCAAGCTGGACGGCACTGCGAAGGGCGGCATCGTATTCCAGGTGCAGCACGAGCTCGGTGTCCCGGTCAAGCTCGTCGGACTCGGTGAGGGCGCGGACGATCTCGCGCCGTTCGAACCTGAGGCGTTTGTCGACGCACTTCTCGGATAG